Genomic segment of Salvia splendens isolate huo1 chromosome 12, SspV2, whole genome shotgun sequence:
TTTGATCCGTGGAGATTCCTCGAGCAATTCAGAGACACAAGCATTGGTGAGCGCATCTCTGAATTAAGTGAATTGGCAGTGTAATGTATTTTCAGTTGGGGATTTGGAATAACTCTGTGTTGGTATGCATTTGGTTACACTAAATTGGAGATCTTTGATTagataaaagattttaatttgaGCAGTAGTAGCTAAGTTAATTGTTTTTCCGCTTTAAAATTTTCCAACTCCATAATGAAAAATTCATATCAGCATGTGCGTTTCTTTTTCTCTTACTAATTGTGTTCCGTGTAAAAATTAGTGCTGTTTGTAGCTCTTATGGATTTTTGACAGTGCAGGTTTTGTTGGGGACTCCTTGAATAGGAACATGtttgtttctcttttttgtGCATTGAGAAAAGTTTCTGCCGAGCTGAAAAAGTGGCGGCCTGCTGGAGCTGATCGTGGTTTTACATTCCTTAAGTACAACCTAACTATTGCATATCATCAGACGAATCTTCTGGCTCGATATGGTAGTTAAGCTAAGTAAAATAACTTGAGTCGTGACCCCCCCCCCGATGATGTAGCTACATTGTGTTGCCTTATCTCCCCAGGAGAACACCACTCACACACTGACACGGTCACACGATGTTGATGCTGTACTTGAGAAGACATGCTGTGTATGGAGCTAATTATGTTGATAAGATTATAGGTGCCTAAAGTTTGAATCTTGATATTATGTTAGGAGGTCACCTATATGTCACTCGGATAGGGTTGCTTTGGGAACTGGAAACATATAACTCGATCGTTTCTTCTTATAGAATTGTAAAATCTTCTAACTTATATCttacatttaatttaaatgtcTGGTAAGGAAAGTGAATAAAATTAGATGAAAGTCAATCACCTTACTTTCTACTTGTTTGATAATCTTAAATTTTTTGATTGAAGGTCGGCAATGTAGTCAGAAACTTGAATAAAAAACTGAACACTAGTGAAGATTATTGAGTTTACATACACAAACCGaaaaaatatagagttttactCTTAAGATGTTTGTGAACCTGTTGATTGTTTGAATTCTCTTTCTTTATACCCTGTATTTTTAAATGCAGACTGTCTCTTGCGTATAGCCATTCAATTATGATTTGCCACTTTCTTTTCAGAATAGCTATTGAAAACTGGTTCAGAGGTTTTCCTTTTTCTTGCATCGAGGAGCAGGGAGCTTATGATTCATGTGATTATTTTAACTATGAAGAACTCCTGCTCTTTCATCCTCTTATATATTATGTACATCTGTTAATGTGTTTTTCTGTATGCTTACAATAGCCATGACACATCAATAGCAATTTCACATTTTCACTACATTGTATGTTCTGTACCTTGACAATGCGGTACCAGTGGTATACTCGAGTCACTTGGTTATAAGGATGGCTATAGAATTGATGTTGATGTACCAGATGGGAGTTGGGCTGCCGCTCCACATTTCCACGACATACTCATTTTCAATACAGGGCACTGGTAATTCATGTTTGTGTGCTTTTATTGAGTAGACTTCTCCAGTATTAGATTAGTGATGTAACTTGCAGAAGGCTTTATCTTCTTAAAACTGGGACCTATTACTCTCATTGCATGAAACTCTTTCTCACTTGCGCTGAAGCCCTTCCCGGCCTAGTGAAGTAGTTATTTGAATCAAATCAATATATGTATTgctatttgaaattttgaatgcTCTATTGAGCCCTCATATTCCTTACGCAATAAATATATTTGAACGCAAGTGATGGCTCTAATCATCCTTTGCATGTATATAGTTTTTTTGGTATAGATTATTGATAAATATAATCATCCTTTACTGCCAGATATCAAATACACATTAATTACATCTTTTGCTGAGTTACTGATAAATATATTTGAACGCTAGTGATGGCTCTAAACCCTGACAGGATAAAGTACTTTTTGAATGCTATAACATCATCCTTTGCATGTATATTGTTtttttggtatgaaattcaGCATCATACTTTTTTTTCCATCATATATGAGATTATAATTCATAGGTTTTCATTGGTTTTTCTGCTTAATTCTTTAGGTGGTGGGCTCCTTCAAAGTTTGATCCTGTGAAAACACCAATGCTCTTCTTTGAGAAGGGAGTACCTGTGACTCCTCCACTTACACCTAATGCTGGGCTTGATATGGTGTTACGACACATGGTATAACTCTCTGCTTCTCTTCCTCAGATGCTCAATTTTGAAGAAATGAATCCATTTTCATTCAAGCTCTactcaaaagttatttttttgaatagtaattatgttttttttcagTACTAGCTAGTTCATTATTATTTCCAATCTTTAGGTTATCTTGCTTCATTCATCCTTATTGCAAGATTCATGCCTGCGATGTAAACGGGCATCTATACAGGGCCCTTGAAGGTTCAAAATTCCAAATATTGGAGATAACCCGGATGAGTGAGTTCAGGGCTGATGCCCACCCATCCACTGCTGGTGGGAAAAGGCACGACGATTGTATGCACTGGTGCTTACCGGGGCTCACCGATACTTGGAATGACTTGTTCATAGCACACTTGAACAACATCAAAGTTAGGAATTGATCAATCCGAATCctatttattttacattttcttttcTAGTTGATTTTTATGAGATTTGACTCAAACTTCTCAAGATTTTGTTTGTGTTTACTATTTTCACTTAGGTTTGAGATTTGGCTTTTTAGGATTTAGGAGCATGTAATTTTACGATCATTATAGAACTAATCAGCCATGAAGTTTTATTGTAAACTAATAAATGCATTATTGAGCTAGACTTTTATGATTTATCTATACAATCCTAAAAGTTCGTgtgattgtaattttattagaaGATATGCATTATTTTTGTCGTGTTATCTTTAAATATGGTGatattatttaaatcaaataaaattatcataaaaatttccacagaaaaaaaaatcaaaatttccaaaGAAAAATCCAAGTCTGATTTTCCTCCATCCATTTTTTCTAATTTCCTACTCTCACTGTAATTTAGTTTTGATGAGAAAATTCAGATATACCATATTCCATAAAGTTAGGCCGTTGGGAAGAATTATATATACTTTACTTACTTCACCTAACAAATTCTGCTAAAATTAATGCCGTGTCattcaagaatgtggacatcttgagctATAAGACTCCTCATTTTAGTAATTctaataatttattcaaacaacaataaaaaatggTTAATCTTACTAATTTAACACCTATttcttaataataatataactaGCTCTAGccaaatacacaaattatactctCCCCTTTTGTCCTAACTCTCCCTGTCTAAGACAAAATGAACgaagaaataaattacttttattattctctccacttaacacgaTTATATAGTCTCACGACTGCTATACTTTCCACACCCgcttctctctctgtctctctttCCCATCTTCTGTTACGTACAATTCTCTCTCATGAAAAAGAAATTTCATGAAGAAGTCATGTGCATAACGTTAGCTGAAAATGAGATGTTTCTCTACATATTGAAAAAGAAATTGCAAGAAGTTATATATCGTCAAAGATTTAATAAAATGGTTACAAAATTCTGCAATAATTCGAGATAAGAACATTTCCACAAACATTACATAAATATTCTCCAACAAAATATGTAACTATTAACTATTGCGGGTTTGAAGTTGTTAAATGAGCAATAAACTATTTAGGATATACATTGGATTTGGGACTTCTGcagagagagaataataaaattgctattattattattttttatttaataaacatCTATCGATGAAATTTCCCACATTTTGGATCGTAGTTACTGTGTGGTCCATTAATTTCCTCAATTACGTCATGTCGATGACAACACTATCATAAATTccacatagaaaaaaaaatagtaatccACTTGGAAAAatctttcaattatttttttagtttcattCTTTACTAATGATGCAACATTCGATTCGAAATTACAGTTTGCTTTGATTGTAGTTCCTAATAGAGGTGCCCACGATTCCGGTTTTGGAAATTGCCGAACCGGACCCGTTTCggggttccggttccggttccgaaccgtcggtttttcacggttccgaacTGCTGGTTTTCGGCGGTTTTGGCTCGGTTTCCCGATTTTCTAGCGGTTGTTTTGCGGTTCCGGCAGGTTGCGGTTCAGAAATTTTTGAACCTGAATCGAACACGGTTCAAAAATTGGCGGTTTCAGTTCGGATAAATTCTCACGGTTCCAGTTGGGAACCGTAACCACCGTAACCGTAAACCTTGGGCACCTTTAGTTCCTAACATCGAACAAAACCAAACCACGAACACCCTTATTTATAATGTAGCATAATGATTAAATTATACATATGTAAACACGTACATTTGATATACAATAATTAGGTTAACTAAAAAGATTagttcaattttattaaatactccTATGAAAACAGATTCACAATATTAAATGTAACGTGAAATGTTGAAGATTAATGGTTTTTCTGCATAGCACAAAGTCTACTATATAAGTACCAATAGAGTGAATTGTTGAAGATGATCTTAGAAATATTGCATATTAATGTCAAGAAGTCTAAGTCGACTAAACCCTCGATTATCACACTTATTTAGCTATTGACAAGAAAATTCGCTTGGtttttttgaatatttgtttCATTAATTACAGGATAAGAGAtgagaatcaaactaaatttatctcaaacttaattatttcacaTTATAATTAGGACATTGTGATTACTAGTTTTCAACTCTACAATTTCGAGATAGCAAGAAGTCACAAATTTGAATCACCCGGTTCAATTAcctctatttattttgtaaaattactTATGGAATTTCCTATTGGAGTCTCAACgaattaataaaaatcaaacaacCACAATACAACACACAACAACGCCTAACGATCCCATATAGCAAAAACTAAACCATAGTCCCAAATGAGCTTCGCCTATCCGAACATAATATCGTAAACTAAACCATAGTCCTAACGGCAACGAGTAACGTAGGTTGCATACTTTCATGTAAATGATATTTGTAGCCACATGGGCTTATTCCATTACAATAATTTTCATGGTTGATTAGTCACAATTTTAAGACATACCAAAATTCTCACACACTATTACCACTATttctctataaataccctcccTCCATACACATTTTGTACACCAATTACACATTTTGAACATCAATCAAAATGGAAATATTCCTCTTCTTCCTTGCCCTAACAACCTTACAAGGTTTGTGCCTAGGCCAAAACTCACCACAAGACTTCCTCGATGCTCACAATAGTGCTCGGGCTGAAGTCGGTGTGGGCCCCATGACGTGGGACGAAAGTGTGGCGAATTTCGCACGAGACTACGTGAACTCTAAGCTGGGAGACTGCAACATGGTCCACTCTGGCAATAGCCAATACGGTGAAAACCTTGCCCAGGGCTCGGGTGATTTCACCGGCCGTGCAGCCGTGGACTTGTGGGTGGGTGAGAAGGCTAACTATAACTACGATTCGAACTCATGTGCTGAAGGCCAGGTGTGTGGCCACTACACTCAGGTGGTGTGGCGCAACTCCAACCAACTAGGCTGCGCTAGGGCTCAGTGCAGCAACGGCTGGTGGTTCATTTCGTGCAACTACGCTCCACCGGGCAACTACGTCGGACAAAGTCCGTATTGAACGGACACATCTTAATAAAATCAATAGGGTCAATTTTAAATTACAATAGTACTAATTAAATAAGTGACCCTATATTTCAATCATGTTATGTTGTGAAacttattaatgtttgtatgaATAAGATGATCTTCATCTCGTGCTAGTTCAATTATTTTGAAATGTGATCTAAGGATGTGACTTTATGATTATAATTATTCTTTTCTATGATATTTTTCCTTCAGAATAGGAAATTAATTCTTGAGAATTGGCAATTATAATAATGCTATGGGGAATTGAGAAGAAGAAATTAAAGATAACAAAATTCTCCCATATAACTAGATAACACCCCTTGTCGTCAAACTATGCAGAATTAGCATTAATTTAAATTGGAATTATGTTTATATTGGAAATGTCACACGTAACAACGGTGACAAATACCATGACACAATTTTGGAGTGGTTGATATCAATAGAACTAAACGCAGAGGAAGAAAGgaataagatttttttttactttaattaaaacTGCAATTCCACAAATTAAGTTAAAAATATTAAGAAACTACGTTGCTTGACGTCGTCTTCTTCGAGAAATCCTTCAGATCGGGGTGGCACTTGTGTAGTCAAAAAATAGGCTTCGGTTGCCGCGGTTTAGAGAGACTATATCTATTGATTATTATACgtttcattaaaaatatatgATTTTTCCAGACTCCAAATTGAGGTTAATGTTACTCAAAAATGTAcctacaatttttttaatggacAATTTATCAACGGTagatttaatatttatattaagttttttATTACAATTTTTGGCTATGATTGGACAAGTTCATTGCTACCATAAATGTTTGGCTATTATTTATGCTCTTGTTACGGTATATTCATTAGCtttggtgttttgttttatgcttATAGTTGGCTGTGGAAGATTGAGAAACACATGCAAACTAGTCTCCTGCAATTGAGAAACATATGTTGAACAATGTGTAATTAGTGTACTACCTTAAATTACAGTTGTAACAAAGTTATTTTAAAAAAGGTTATAGTGACGAGTCCATTTTTCCAGCTATTATTGATCTATATAATCGAAAATCGACTAACTTTTTGTGGATAAAAATGAATTCCACAAGAACTTCCAACCACAATGTGTGTAAAACGGCATTAGTATAGTTTCCAAAAATAAAGCAGTGATATAACTTCTATACGAGAATTCTTTTTgtacaaataaattattttatttgtaacttTCAAATAAAATTGGCCACCCATCCCTTTTAAAATGTAGCATGATGTAAATTATATGTAAGCACATGTGGTGTACAATAATTATTGTAACGTGATATGTAGGGTTGATTGTTGAAGATTAACTTATAGTAGTATGAGATtactatgtattttaatttctctAGATACCGGAAAGTCTACTAGTATATGTAAATTTGTAACGCAAATATAGAGTGAATTGTTGGAGATGTTCCTGCAAATATTTCATCTTAAAGTTAATAGTTAATTAAATACTTATGTATCAAGACGTCTAAGTCGACTAATTAAACCTTCTGTTCTTCCAACAATGTATCACACTTATTTAGCTATTGACAAGAAAATTTGCatgtttattttgaaaaattgtgTCATGGATTAGAGGACGATTAAGAGATGAAAAATCAAACTAAGTTTATctcaaacttaattatttcacaTTATTACGTGAAGAGTAGTTTTCAACTCTACATTTTTAGCTAGTATTAGAAAACTAGCAAGAAGTCACAAATTTGAATCACCCGCCTTAATGACCTTTATTGTTCCATTAATCACTATTTTGAAGTTTTAGTAAAAGAGaaatttctatatatttaaggacaaataaaaaaaatcataaattttgatcaaattatgATCAATTTCACAATTTTCGCTCCAATAACATGCTGAAATGGTGAGatgttacaaatgaaaatgtcgAGAATTGGCGAGTAGGGTCCACCAAAAGTGGTGACAATATATGTacaaagtagtagtaataaaaaatacattaaaaataatagAGAAGCTAATAAATGATAAGAACCGAACTAATAAACACCATACACGAAAACATTACACAACAATTTTAGACCCACGGATGTATCCAGGGACGAAGCCACGTTTGGGGGTGGGGGGCCACTGGGCCCCCCAGATTTTGaaattattagtatatatattatacattcCAAAACAAAGTATGAGTAGTAGCTCAGTGGTAGATTTTCTTGCCTTGGCATCCAGGAGATATGAGATCGATTCTCGTGAACAACAATCATTATTCTATCAATACATATGTATTTTTTGTCCAgtcattaatttttattttctttctagtTTATATTTCATGAAtggttttatttcttttattgttatctcttttaattttctaccaatctatttaatttttttccttttgattTACTATAATACATCTCCtgtagtataatatttttgCTAATGTAATAATTTTATCTTTTCGTTTCTTGTACATCCAAGATATCTACTGTATTTAATTTCtcttataaaatattatttgattctctattaaacatttttttatctttattatttcttaatcactTGTAAacattttaatgcatttttaaaaatttctggTCATTCTAATCTATTAAATCGATTTAATTTTttctactaatttttaaaataaaagacgACTAAAACTTTgcttaaataattgaaatattttttgcaaaataatatatattgcaaaagttgaaataaattatccatataatataaatatataagaacttccatttttatagtatataattaagtatattaaaaatacagATATAAATTGTGACTAAAAGATCAAATGAATTTTGAATGTCTAAATTGATATACAGATATAAATTGTGACTAAAAGATCAAATGAATTTGAATGTCTAAATTGATATAACTATTTATCGTTCCACTCATATTGCAACTGTTTACAGGTATATTGAAGTCGACATAAAAAATAGCTCACAATTATAAACAGTTTTTGGACCCCCCAGGCAAAATATCCTGGCTTCGTCTCTGGATGTATCAATCTTATTTTTAAGcttaaataatttatagtaagatatttgaaattttgaatgatCATAGTTAACTCATCCAAAATAACAAAAGAGAAGACCGGAATATAGCCATTCAAACCTAATTAATGACAACGTAGTTACGTAGGTTGCATAATTTCATGTACTCTGATATTTGTTCATTAATTAGGCACATAGAAATATTCCACTATacaataataatcatatttgaAATGTCCACAAGTATACACAAATCGATGACATTTTCCAGATTTACCAAAAACCTCATACATTAtttctctataaatactcaccATCTAACACATTTTTTGTACACCAattaatcaaatgaaaatattcCTCTTATTCCTTGCCTAACAACCCTACAAAGTTTGTGCCTAGGGAAAACTCACCACAAGACTACCTCAATGCTCACAATAGTGCCCGAGCTCTAGTCGGAGTGGAGCCATGACGTGGACCCAAAACGTGGCGAATTTTGCACGAGCCTACGTGAACTCTAGGCTCAGAGATTGCAACATGGTCCACTCTGGCAATAGCAATACGGTGAGAACCTGCCAAGGGCTCGGGTGATTTCACCGGCCGTGCAGCTGTGAACTTGGGGTGGGTGAAAACCTAACTACAACTACGTTCGAACTCATGTGTTGGAGGGTAGTGCCTCCACTACACTCAGGTGGTGTGGCGCAACTCAACCGACTAGGCTGCGCTAGGGCACGGTGCGACAACGGCTGGTGGTTCATTTCGTGCAACTACGCCCCACCGGGCAACTACGTCGACAACGTCCGTATTGAACGGACACATCTTAATTAATCAATAGGGTCAATGTTAAATTACAATAGTACTAATTAAATAAGTGGCCCTTTATATCAATCATGTTATGTTGTGGAAAGCTATTAATGTTGTATGAATAAAAATGATGTTGTGCTAGTACAATTTTGGTGATATGTGAGCTAGCTAGCGGACATGCATGGCTAATTAACGTGTGACTTTATGatcatataataaaataattaaatatgagtaAGATCATATATAAGATTATGATCATATTTTGCCTACAAATATGAAATTATTCCATGTGGCACTTAATTATTGGAAAAATTTGATTTGTCacttataataattaattatgtggAATTGAGAAGAAGTAAAAGGAGAGAGTAGAAAGTCAATATaaaatttctaaatataatttgaccgtAAAATACCGTTTGAATAATATAGAGCAAGATTAGCTGCAAAAGGTTTTACTAATACAAAACATTGACACAGTTTGCTTATATATATTTCTATGGTgctggaaaaaaaatatttctatgGTGCTGGTTGCTCCATACTATGTTTTTGGTTGTGTATTTCTATGGAGTTGTCTATGAGGTtcgaacattttttttaataaataaaattgcacTTAATCTATCAAATCAACACTGGAAAACATAgatgaataattaattatataatcgGTACTGTTTACTATTTTCATCAACGATGAAATACGTAGAAACCgtaatttgatttaaatttatCTAAACTAATACTCTTATACATATAGAATCGCAAAATGTTCAAGATCAAATATTGCCAAGCCGCCTCTCAATTATTTCTACCTTAATTATCTATGATGTCCTTCTATGCCTAATTATTTTGACGATGCTAACGTATAACGAAGAATTAACAACTTAATTCGTACGCATTaagaatagtagtactattaacGATGGATTGCcgacatattttaaaattataaaaatactaTAATAGTTTTCTAATTAACGACGggttaggtttttttttttagtttgaaatATGAAGTTTTAACGacaaaaaagtaaaatcaattttttttctcccTCCATCCCACGTGAGTATGCACTTTTGGTTGGGTGTGAAATGAAccattgataaagtaaaaaagagatagaaagagaagttaattaaagtattactagtggagaatgagtcacatctcatagagagaaaaaagtttccaaaatagaaagtgcatactcttgcaggacgaatgaagtattaaATAGAAACGTAGATATTATTCGTACGTAAAATATTATACTAGAAAAAGTCGTTTTAGTACCAGCTGCATAAATTATACTATTCGTATTGTACAACAGTGAATTGtgaaaaagagagagtatatataTTAGGTTAACAATTATCTATataatggaatattatttttgtttcGTTCACTTTAAGTGAGCTGTGCTGTTTGGAGCAGCTCGTTTGTTGTGTGTTACGGTTTATCTCACCATTCTTCAATTGTTTGAgcattttttcattaaaaaaaatctttatgTGCTAATAGGTCTATTAGGGAATTTTCTATTAAAGAACCTTAAATTTTTCTACTTAAATAATTCATTGACCAAACGACAATAAATAATTCATAGTACAAAATTTGTGGAAAAATTGGAATAGAATACTGGAGAAAACAGGAATTTTCAGGAAAAGTTGAGTCTTCCACCATTTAAGGCCTACTCTCCAACGACTAGTAGACCCCATATATAATAATTAAGACCTGCGACTTAAATCGTATTTTAACTAACCACATGAATCTCAAAACGCTAAACATGCACACAGCAACTGGacttaaataaaacataaatgctTCATATTGATTAACTTTTTATGCAGTGctatccaaaaaaaatagaaaaatttgtaaataatacaagttttaatgtgcaattgatAAAGTCTATAACTATATCCCAATTCGATTGATACTGGATTTAGAAAATACGAGACTTTTAAACATGCCACTTATAGTTAGGGATATAGTAGGGATGaaggaattatttaatttaagtatTTCTAAGGAAATGTAGTAATACTAATTAGATCTTTAAATGCAGCATAATTTAGTTATATGCATCCATCCATGCATTTATACAATCTTTTACATATTATAACAAAcgatgaaattttatt
This window contains:
- the LOC121757071 gene encoding protein trichome birefringence-like 13, encoding MAARAPHHSSKKLVPSNSSLAPRALISLLCAISLYFCFSLFRRDAPPPPLLFHPAVPAKSSGSCNYSEGCWIYDQSIRSPPRYDHTCKEIFKGWNCIAGNKSNAVDILRWRWKPRGCDMPPFDPWRFLEQFRDTSIGFVGDSLNRNMFVSLFCALRKVSAELKKWRPAGADRGFTFLKYNLTIAYHQTNLLARYVVYSSHLVIRMAIELMLMYQMGVGLPLHISTTYSFSIQGTGGGLLQSLIL
- the LOC121757074 gene encoding pathogenesis-related leaf protein 4-like, whose translation is MEIFLFFLALTTLQGLCLGQNSPQDFLDAHNSARAEVGVGPMTWDESVANFARDYVNSKLGDCNMVHSGNSQYGENLAQGSGDFTGRAAVDLWVGEKANYNYDSNSCAEGQVCGHYTQVVWRNSNQLGCARAQCSNGWWFISCNYAPPGNYVGQSPY